taaaaccaagagtctggtgatgtctttgggttgcagactcactgctctgattgcatgcaagggatttgcaactaaatattagcttttaatcttttacatctgcctagAATTcagctgttccaatacttatgctcacatcaaacagtgggatgaactctaaaattgctgtcctttttatttggtaaaaaatgtatgtgttgaaagacccaataataaaatgtgacatactATAGTTTtatcgcatattcatcttttaatcatatttgcaaatgtcttgactccacagcagagaaagggATTGTGTCTTTAGTGTTCCAATACTTAAGGAGGGCACTGTAGATATTGTGGAATTAATATACCAAATCATCTCATGTGTAGTAATGCCATTGTAATAACACTATACACAAATGCATATGaagattataaattaataatacaatcatttttctgtatatttccttTTAACACCAAATTAATAAACGTGGATAATGTTGCAAAAATGGTTTGTGGAATCTTTGCATGAGAAACGCATGAGTGAATGAAGTAAACAGAAAACTTAAGGAagaagacaaaagacaaaaaaagctgGAAAATAAACGTaagcaataaataatttaattgaattaatagtatgaaaaaaataagaaaataggtTCACAGGTTGTAGATTAGACACGTTATCTTCCAAAGTGGAAGGTTCACTAGGGTCTGCTTCTGTCAATTTGGCATGTGGAAAGTTTTTCACAACCTTTGGACAGCCTTTGCTTAACTCTCATTAGTTTATGTACATTGATTCTGGCACTCACAAATGAAACGGCTGACTGAGCACAATCAGTCAATTTAGTGCTGAAtaggttaaaatatgtttatttgattgttttctgtaattctgtgtatagAAGATACACACTTATTAACTGGAATTAACTGTAAGCAACTAAATATTGCTTCTGAACAATATGCACTGTgaaatttgcaaataaatttgACGTAATCTAATATTATTCTATAAGTGGGTAGAAAAAAGATATagttaataaaaaaggtaaatcgtttccatatatatatatatatatatatatatatatatattatggaatataaatataaattcggCAGCTAATtattcttgctaaataaatagAGCATTGAGCATTTAATATTAAACAGTAACTGCTTAGAAATCATCGAAAACATGatataatacaattatgtatttatcttgtttatttttaacttctTTGCATCTTAAACACATAATTATCATATGGAATTAAACTTCCTGTTAAAACAGATGGCTTTTATGATTATGATGTTGAAtcatattatatttgaataattggaaacactttagtatagggagtAATTCTCACTAGTAATTAGTTGCttgttagcatgcctattattaacatattggctttATGGTTTaatagtgcttataaagcacatattccgcatggccatattctacatccctaatcctacccaatacctaaactgctttactaactattaatcaccagcaaattagtagtttattgagggaaaggtcgtagttaatggtttgttaatggtgaaAATTGGACCAGTAACAATACAAAAGCCAATCATAGAGTTTTACATAATATCATACTTTTTCTTTACGGCCAAAATTGGTCCTTGTGCATATACgtaaatatatactatactatatcccaaaattataaatggttttaaattgtGGGATGGGGAACGTTATATTTGGGGTCTTATTTTGAATGCACCTTAGGATTCTTTATATAAAAGTTCCTGTTCAGCATTTTATCCTGAATGCATCTTTAATTTTCTAACGAACACAGAGAGCACATGAATATTCTTGATTAGTGGTTTCATAAGTATCCTCTAATGCCTTATTAATACACACAAAGGGAACAGTGGACTTTGAGCGGGCAAACCATGGTGTACATGTTTGCCCTGCAGGAACAGTAGGTCCACccgcgtgggtgtgtgtgtacatgctgCAAGAGTGTGTGATTGATTTTGAGTtattgagtgaatgtgtgtgatgACGTTTGTTTGGTCAAGTGGTCAGGCAGATATAGGGATGGACGGTAGACAATATAACTGCAGACTCAGCCACTGCAGTTGACTCCAGTCCTTTATTTCTCTCTACAGGAATCTCACTAGCACAAGGTAAAGTGAGTCTTCACCAGGTTGCTCTTATACATGCATGCAATAACATTTAATGATAAAACTACTTAAAATGTATcgctattttaaagaaaattaaaatgcattctctctctattttttttaatgcaaaaactatattaaaactgCACTAAACATGTTTAATGACTGTTTTTGCAGTCATGTGCAAATCTGTGGTTTGTGCAtacttaaaatgactttaaatattGAGAATTGGTGATGTTTACATTCACTGGCATGTTCAGCAAGCATATCATGTCTAAATTTCTGTCTCTTCTCCTAGATGAAGCTGACATTTGCTCTCATTCTTGCACTCCAAGGTACAAACTAGTTCTTGAAATgttgtctctctttgttaactgGTGCACAACTGCAAAAAAGAATAAGACATATTAGCATAATAGAACAGCAGGCCTGAGGCATGTTCATCTCTTTTTGCTCAGGTTATGAATTTACTGGAAATTTGAGGCAGATTTAGTTGTTTTGAAgtgatcaaatgtaaaataagaaaagtcACCAGGCTATTTGCATTTAGTTTTGTAGGATGAACTGGGACACTTTTGCCAAAAAAGACACTCCCATTTATCCTGAATTTATTCTATAAAGGAATGACTGACATGTAAGTGGTATCTCAGCATGTAGCGATATTAAGGGCAACAGCGATTTACTAGACACACACATAATCATGCAGACCTTTATCTGGTCCAAACTATTCTTTTTCACAAATCCACATGATAAAACCAGACTACATACACACAGTAACCAGGAACTCTTCAATAAATGTGGGTAAACATGTGGTTTAAGATGGGCACATGGCTCGTTTCTATCATTCTCAAGGCCTTTTCTTCCTCTTGtagtgtcagtgtgtgtctggGCACAGGATTGGCCCGAGCCTGACAAGGAGTTAGTGGAGAAATATGAGGGGCTGAAGGCAGTTTTCTTTAAGAGGCTCATCAATGCTTGGGAAAAGGCCAAAGAAGCAATTCAACCAACACTAGAGGGCTCACCAACAGGAGGACAAGCCAAAGAAATTTTGGAAGAATTGCAAAAAAGGCCAAGAGTGCAAAGCGCCATGAAAATTATCGGGTGAGGGCTGCCTCAAGCTAGTCATCCCAGCCCTTACTGCATATCATGTTCAGTCCAGTTATTCTGTGTGAGTAAATCTATTATGTTTTGTGTGCTTCTTCCAGCGGTCTGGCCAGTGATCTCGAGCCTATTGTGGACAAAGCTCGCTTGGCTCTTCTTGGTGCTTATGGCCACTATCTGCGGCCCTACGTTGGAGAACACCTGGACAAAGTAATCACCAACATCAAGCCAGTGCTGGATACCGTCCTGCCTCATGACGGTTAGAGTCTGCAGCTCATCAACCACTGACTCCTTCGACCCAgcaaacatgtattttcattgcTTTAAtaatgaatctgaatctgaaactATCTGACAGCTGTGTGTCCAGCACATTGGTGCAGATTttgcatgtatatactgtatctgtGTATTTGATACCATTCTGTTCAGTgcaggaaaaataaataacacccaGTCCAGCATTAATAGAGAATGAATTATGTGATTTTGTGTGCCTCATAAAGAAACAACAAGACccattctaaataaaaacatctggAAAATGCAAACCCGAGTATTGATTGTGATGAACTAAAATGTTAACTATAGCATAACAAAAACATGGGTACATTTATGTCAACATAATGTAAGGTATTTATTTAAACGGTTTATTCCAGACCTGAAAGGTCATTGTTTGCAAGTGCATTCCACCCTTGTGTAATGACCAATGATGAGCTTGACAGTTCCTCTCTAGGTCTGACTTGAACACAAGAATTACATTCTTTAATGTACATATTCAcataatatgaactaaaatgcaaATATGCTTAAGAAATGTGCAATTCAACAGAACAGAAATCAAAGAATATGCTAGAAAGCCACCATAGCTACTCATTCTCTGCTTGTCACTGATAACTAGATTCATAACCTTTAGTTATTTGGATCACAGTTCATGGAAATGTAGCTTCTGTCATATCTACTGCAattttataaaagttatatagTAGTTTAAGAGCAATAATAATTTTGCTTTGTTTGAGagtgtgaataaaacaaacactacAACTGCTACTAATAATGTAAGgcaaatattactattatatttgcTCATACTTTGCGAACATCCCCCTAATGATGATCATTAAAACTCGGAGCATAACTTTTACTGCATTTGTACTACCCATATAAATGATGTTTCAAATCCAGCAGCTCATTGAGGAGAGGTGGTGTATATATTATTACCAACGGGACATGATTTTCACCCTTtgttaaaaagaataaagaaaattccacaacatttaaaatgtcaaagagaCCTGCAAGTATGCAACCTCCCAGAACACCCATGCAAC
This genomic stretch from Cyprinus carpio isolate SPL01 chromosome B16, ASM1834038v1, whole genome shotgun sequence harbors:
- the apoa2 gene encoding apolipoprotein A-II, coding for MKLTFALILALQVSVCVWAQDWPEPDKELVEKYEGLKAVFFKRLINAWEKAKEAIQPTLEGSPTGGQAKEILEELQKRPRVQSAMKIIGGLASDLEPIVDKARLALLGAYGHYLRPYVGEHLDKVITNIKPVLDTVLPHDG